The following coding sequences lie in one Glycine max cultivar Williams 82 chromosome 19, Glycine_max_v4.0, whole genome shotgun sequence genomic window:
- the LOC100817863 gene encoding single-stranded DNA-binding protein WHY2, mitochondrial, translated as MFKLSRMLPLTSTSRHRLLEVLSSRKVEVGDRLSHSAGISTATNNYAAKGYASDRIFAPYTVYKGKAAFSLIPCLPTFTKLNSGTVVVDRRGSIMMTFMHSIGERKYDWEKRQRFALSATEVGSLITMGAQDSCDFFHDPSMLSSNAGQVRKSLSIKPHANGYFVSLTVVNNLLNTNDYFSVPVTTAEFAVMKTACSFALPHIMGWDQITNQQSRGIDDLQVKGDSKVSDLEWEK; from the exons ATGTTCAAGCTATCTCGCATGCTCCCTCTCACTTCCACTTCCAG GCATAGGCTGTTGGAAGTGCTGTCCTCTAGGAAAGTTGAAGTCGGAGACCGTCTTAGCCATTCAGCTGGCATTTCTACTGCTACAAATAACTATGCTGCCAAAG GATATGCTTCCGATCGAATATTTGCTCCTTATACTGTTTACAAGGGCAAAGCTGCATTCTCGTTGATCCCTTGTCTTCCAACTTTCACTAAGTTGAAT TCTGGGACTGTTGTAGTTGATCGACGTGGTTCAATCATGATGACTTTCATGCATTCTATTGGAGAGCGCAAATATGACTGGGAGAAAAGACAA AGATTTGCTCTCTCAGCAACTGAAGTTGGTTCTTTGATAACAATGGGCGCTCAAGATTCCTGTGATTTCTTTCATGACCCTTCAATGTTATCAAG TAATGCTGGTCAAGTAAGGAAGAGCTTATCAATTAAGCCTCATGCAAATGGCTACTTTGTGTCTTtga CTGTTGTCAACAACCTGTTAAACACCAATGACTACTTCAGTGTTCCTGTCACAACTGCTGAGTTTGCTGTAATGAAGACAGCTTGCAGT TTTGCACTGCCACACATTATGGGTTGGGACCAGATAACTAATCAACAATCCAGAGGCATAGATGATCTTCAAGTAAAGGGTGACTCTAAAGTTTCAGACTTGGAATGGGAAAAATGA
- the LOC100788802 gene encoding uncharacterized protein, whose protein sequence is MTPNKLYFHLSPDLTTVFFHLTPELTMSVESKPTELRLLELGVISWTKWGRAPGQYESHTEAQETYFLLRGRVKFIPKDSTYDPIEFGAGDLVTIPKGLTCTWDISVAVDAHYKFQP, encoded by the exons ATGACgccaaataaactttattttcatctatcTCCAGACCTAACTACAGTTTTCTTCCATTTAACTCCAGAGCTAACAATGTCGGTTGAAAGCAAACCTACAGAGCTAAGGTTATTAGAGTTGGGTGTTATTTCGTGGACAAA ATGGGGAAGAGCTCCAGGACAGTACGAGTCACACACAGAGGCACAAGAGACATATTTTTTGTTGAGAGGGAGAGTGAAGTTTATCCCGAAAGACTCAACATATGACCCTATAGAATTTGGTGCTGGCGATCTTGTTACCATACCAAAAGGACTCACATGCACATGGGACATCTCTGTTGCAGTCGACGCACATTACAAGTTCCAGCCCTAA
- the LOC100789333 gene encoding uncharacterized protein — protein MGTVGCSCSTTPHPSHHHHHLLLVIGFFLTLLLQTVEVEPSALNCTRYRKVSSLRLQRIQRHLDNINKPPVLTIESPDGDLIDCVHKRKQPALDHPLLKDHKIQKVPTKMPRGMKKVKRMEIRSARQMWHKNGTRCPKGTIPVRRSTVHDVLRAKSLFDFGKKQRRFPLTRRRSDAPDVVSGNGHEHAIAYTGSSQEVYGAKATINVWEPSIQVVNEFSLSQIWILSGSFDGSDLNSIEAGWQVSPELYGDSRPRLFTYWTSDSYQATGCYNLLCAGFVQTNGRIAIGAAISPISSYESNQYDITILIWKDPKVGNWWMSFGDGTLVGYWPEELFTHLATHATMVEWGGEVVNTRANGQHTSTQMGSGHFADDGFGKASYFRNLEIVDTDNSLSSVHNILTLAENTNCYDIKSSYSNEWGTYFYYGGPGNNPQCP, from the exons atgGGTACTGTTGGATGTTCTTGTTCTACTACTCCTCATCCTAgtcatcaccatcatcatcttctCCTTGTTATTGGTTTCTTCTTGACCCTTCTTCTTCAAACGGTTGAGGTTGAACCCAGCGCCCTAAATTGCACAAGGTACAGGAAAGTCAGCAGCTTGAGACTCCAAAGGATTCAGAGACACTTGGACAACATTAACAAGCCCCCTGTCCTCACCATAGAG AGTCCAGATGGTGATCTCATAGATTGTGTCcataaaagaaaacaaccaGCTTTAGATCACCCCCTTTTAAAGGATCACAAGATCCAG AAAGTACCAACGAAGATGCCAAGGGGTATGAAGAAGGTGAAGAGGATGGAAATTAGGAGTGCACGGCAAATGTGGCATAAAAATGGAACGCGGTGTCCAAAGGGAACGATTCCGGTACGGCGGAGCACGGTGCATGACGTGTTGAGAGCAAAGTCTTTGTTTGACTTTGGAAAGAAACAACGACGGTTTCCTCTTACTCGTCGCCGGAGTGACGCCCCCGATGTAGTCAGCGGCAATGGGCACGAG CATGCGATCGCATACACTGGATCATCACAGGAGGTGTACGGTGCAAAGGCAACAATAAATGTGTGGGAACCTTCGATCCAAGTAGTCAACGAGTTCAGTCTCTCTCAAATTTGGATTCTTTCTGGCTCCTTTGATGGTTCAGATCTCAACAGCATTGAAGCTGGATGGCAG GTCAGTCCGGAGCTTTATGGTGACAGCAGGCCCAGATTATTCACTTACTGGACG AGTGACTCATATCAAGCAACCGGATGCTACAACCTTCTTTGTGCGGGTTTTGTGCAAACAAATGGCAGGATAGCCATTGGAGCTGCCATTTCCCCCATCTCATCTTATGAATCCAACCAATATGACATCACCATCCTCATTTGGAAg gaccCAAAAGTAGGGAATTGGTGGATGAGTTTTGGTGATGGCACATTGGTAGGGTATTGGCCAGAAGAGTTATTCACACACTTGGCCACACACGCCACCATGGTGGAGTGGGGTGGCGAAGTGGTCAACACACGTGCCAATGGGCAACACACGTCCACCCAAATGGGCTCGGGCCACTTTGCTGATGATGGCTTTGGAAAGGCAAGCTATTTTCGTAATCTTGAGATTGTAGACACCGACAATAGTCTTAGCTCGGTGCACAATATCTTAACACTGGCTGAGAACACCAATTGTTATGACATCAAGAGCTCCTATAGTAACGAATGGGGCACATATTTCTACTATGGTGGGCCAGGCAACAATCCTCAGTGCCCATAA